The Corylus avellana chromosome ca11, CavTom2PMs-1.0 genome contains the following window.
atcaatatttattacACTGATTCTCTTTCCGGTGAGATCTTTGTTGCTAAATTTGTTGTGGTTTCTGTGGggtaaaagaaaaggagaggaaACAGACTGTTTGTCTACCTAGCTGTACATGTACCTTTGAggttttttttaagttgttctCATTTCATGAGGTGGCTGTCTAGCTTCACGCATTGGGCAGTTTTCTCATGGATCTGAAAATGCGCTTCTGTAATTCTTACTgtgtttatcaaaataaattgaaCTTCTTATTTGAAGTTTTCACGTGCTTATACTTCTTGGACAGGCCTTGGATTTGTAACTTCTATAACATTCATCTTCTTGGTGGGGGTGTTCATGTCGTCATGGTTGGGTGCATCTGTCCTTGGGCTTGGTGAATGGTTTATCAAACGGATGCCATTTGTTCGTCATATCTACAATGCCTCCAAGCAAATTAGCGCTGCCATTTCACCAGGTGCAGTTTGTGCTCAGTTTCTTGCCCATGTGTTAATGTAATAAGTTTCAATTGGATAATTATATACTAATACGTTCATTATATTACAGATCAAAACACACAAGCCTTTAAGGAAGTAGCCATAATCAGGCATCCACGTATTGGTGAATATGCTTTTGGGTTCATCACTTCATCTGTCATCCTCCAGGTCTGAAAATAATCTATGTTGTGAGATTATCAATTTTTCATTAAACAGTATCCATTAGTGTCGTGAAACTATTATCACCTCACATTTGCTTGTGAATGTGTGGGCATACATACTGCTTATTAAATTGACTCTGGGGATTTTGCTTAGGGTGCCACACTCTGGCTAACCTGCAGAAGCTTAttcaacagaccaaatcaattTGGGTTGTGTTGATTTGGATAGAGGTGTTTTTTTCAGTCTGGTTTTTCACCTCAATATGACTTGTACTAAAACTATTTCTTTGCatagtatttattttgtttgcatAAACTAAATGTTGCGAAAGCTATATTAATATAGTATTGTTGTTTCTTATCATGCTTTACTCTAACAAACCACAATTGCCTGCTACTCGTACCCAACTGAATCTCCTGTCTTGATTCTGTTACTCTCCAACTTTGTTTAGGAAAATTGCCTATTGACTGCAGATTAATGGTTGACTCTTGTTTCTCCTTCAAAAAGGCCATGTGTGTGTGTCGGTGTGCCAGTCTCCTGGTCCCCTGAAGGTTTCCTTTAATGTTTCACGGTCGCTGGTTTAAGAAAAACAACTCTCTCAGACACTGAAACTTCACACACGGAATATCAGTCTTTGGTTTTAGTTTTACAGTCTTTGCCCCAGATATGAACTGCGTTGAACTGTTAGTTTTATGTCTCGAGAATTATATTTTGGATGTTATATTATACTGAACATGGCTTATAGAGTTGTGGACCTTGGATATGTCAATGATTCAAGTGTATCGTCGCTAGGGAAAAGTTGGCATTGGTCGATGGTCGCTTAAGTGTATCTCTAGGGAAAAATCGTCATTGATCCATGGTTGCTTATGTCAATGAAGCTTGTCCTCCACGAGTTGAAAGCTGTGAAAGAATAGAATATTGAATAACTGACTAGTTGATCTGGGCTTATCAGAAATTCAAatagaatttataattttttttaattaatgcagAACTATGCTGGAGAGGAGGAGCTATGCTGTGTCTATGTTCCGACGAACCATCTTTACATTGGTGATATATTTTTGGTCAATACCAAGGATGTTATTAGACCAAATTTATCAGTCCGTGAAGGAATTGGTAAGGAATTCATTTCTTTAgatgttattttatgttttaaatgtGGACAGAGAACGGGAATTGCTGTCAGCCTGGTATCACCTTCTGGCCTGTGTTGTAACTAGACCCAGTCTGGAACTTTCTCCTAGTGTCACCAGAAGTGCATGCTGTTCATTGCAGCATAGGAGAAGAAAGGATTTGAAAATGAAGATACCTTTGCTGTTCAATAATAGATAGGGGTCTTGTAAtgagtttaaaaagaaaaatttctttcattacTCTTGCTATCTATTATAGGTTGATGCGATATCCCCTTTGTTCTTTAATTGCAGAAATCGTTGTGTCTGGCGGCATGTCGATGCCTCAAATCTTGTCAACACTGGATTCACGGGTTATGCCAGTTGATAGAATTAGACCCGACAGAAGCTGAGATTGAAGAGGTTAGATGTAGTAGAGTTGTTTGTTTATTACTTTGGTACAAATTCAGTTGGAGTAATCACAGAATGAATCTGTTGAAAAGGCAGGATTAGATTGTCGATCTGTGGTCAATGAAGTGTCAGATTTCGACCGCTTATGTAACATTGGTTGCCATGTGGAATATAGAATTTAGTGTTTGCTTGGAAATATAGTTTGGTTGATAATTCAGGCTGATAGGATGTTTGTCTTTTCGATTTCTTTTCCCATTTGTTTAAATTTCCCTTCAACTGTGTGTGTACCCTAATTTCCATTGGGGGAATATTCACTTAACTTCCTTGGACATTAATCCGATTTTGTAGATAAAAGGAAGCAGCTGTATTTGTTCAATGTTCACTAAATGGTGTGATTATGCATCTCTACCTACtaaattcttatatatatttggaagtGTATGTATACCTTTGAGATCACATACTTTTAGGCCTggggatttggcttaggtgttACAGGAGATCACATGTATGTAGGTGCTCTTTCACTTTCTCAtaaaaatcattgaaaaaaaaattacatgataTTTTTTGACAGCACTAAAGCCATATCCTAGGTGTAGTCCAACCAAAGTTTGGCTCACGATTTCCCTTGCTGTGGGCCTGTGCACCTCCGGGATTAGTCGGAGCTACCGGtgccaaatcttaaaaaaagTTTGGCTCACGATTTCTGCTCGTGAAAGAGACATGATGAGTACAATGTGAATGCTAAGTGTGGTCGGTATTGTGCAACAACGGCAATGAGAATCAAACACAGCAGACTTCAAAGTCTACAAGATTACACGGCAGACCAATTCAAAGTCTATGCTAGACTCAGAGAGTAGCCCATCACCCAATCTCTAATATTCGATTGGTAACCGGCCTCTCTGCATGTGCCACGTACATTGTAGACCGTTCTAAACTAGCAGTGGTGCTACAAGACGTGGACGACAAATAGTACTTATATTGAGCcgtcaaacaaataaatat
Protein-coding sequences here:
- the LOC132166004 gene encoding protein CONTINUOUS VASCULAR RING 1-like, encoding MMGDEKSAIVMASRDRDRELLIPVADSGGDDASSKPSSSSSSSHHAGRETFYKVVRSWASKKFMTGCVILFPIAITFYITWWFIHFVDGFFSPIYAQLGIDIFGLGFVTSITFIFLVGVFMSSWLGASVLGLGEWFIKRMPFVRHIYNASKQISAAISPDQNTQAFKEVAIIRHPRIGEYAFGFITSSVILQNYAGEEELCCVYVPTNHLYIGDIFLVNTKDVIRPNLSVREGIEIVVSGGMSMPQILSTLDSRVMPVDRIRPDRS